TGCTCCAGCCGGACTTGACCATGATTTTCTGCTGGCCAAGCGTCATGAACTGCGGCATCACGTTTTCGCAGTAGAAGGCGGACTGGCGGAATACGCCAATGATGCCGGTCTTGTTGCGGTAAACATCGGGGTCGCTCGGCTTGATTCCCTTGGAACAGCCGGAAAGGAGCGCTACAATCGATAAAGCTACGGAAAGGAACGTTTTCTTTTTCATGGCCGTAAAATATATAAAGAATGCGGCGGGGATTTTTCTATCTTTGGGCAAGTCAGTTCGAAATCCATCCTGACTCTAAACAAAACTAGGAGCCCCATGAAAGATTCTCTATTGATCCTCTCCGGAGGAATGGACAGTACCACGTTGCTCTACGAGCGTGCCGAAGACATTGCGCTTGCGGTCTCGTTCGACTATGGCAGCAACCACAACGACAAGGAAATCCCCTTTGCAGGCCTCCACTGCGAACGGCTCGGGATTCCGCACATCACGATTCCGCTGAAGTTCATGCACGACTATTTTACGTCGTCGCTGTTGTCGGGTGCGGACGCGATTCCCGAAGGGAACTACGCGAACGAAAACATGAAGTCGACCGTGGTGCCTTTCCGCAACGGGATTATGCTTTCCGTGGCGGCGGGCCTTGCCGAAAGCCGTGGCCTTTCGAAGGTGATGATGGCGAACCACTTTGGCGACCATGACATTTACCCGGACTGCAGAAAGGAATTCGTGGACAACATGTCGGCGGCCATTTCCGCGGGCACCTACGCGAAAATCACCATCGACGCTCCCTACACGCAGATTTCCAAGGCCGACATCGCTCGCCGTGGAAAGCTCCTTGGAATCAACTACGCCGAAACCTGGTCCTGCTACAAGGGCGAGAACATTCATTGCGGTAAGTGCGCAACCTGTATCGAACGCAAGGCGGCGCTTGCCGAGGCAGGAATCGAAGATACGACGGAGTACAGGGCATGAGTATGTACAAGGTAATCAAGCGTCTTGAAATTTCGGGAGCGCACCGTCTTTCGCTCCCTTACGAAAGCAAGTGCCGCGGACTCCACGGGCATAACTGGATCATCACGGTGTTCTGCCAGAGCGAAACGCTCGATGAGAACGGAATGGTGGTCGATTTTTCGAAGATTAAGGAAATCGTGAAGGGGCAGCTCGACCACAAGTTCTTAAATGACGTGATGGACCTGAACCCGACTGCCGAAAACATGGCCCGCTGGATTTGCGAACAGGTGCCGCACTGCTACAAGGTGCAGATTCAGGAAAGCGAAGGCAACGTCGTCGAGTACGAAGCATAAGAGGCATGAGCGCGGTCTTATGAAAGTCTGCGAAATTTTCAAGAGTATCGAGGGCGAAGGCATACGGACGGGGCTCCCCGCCGTGTTCGTGCGCCTGCACGGCTGCAACCTGCGCTGTTCCTATTGCGATTCCATGTACGCGGTCGAAGGTTCCGATTACAAGACGATGGACCTGCAACAGGTTCTTGAGGCGGTAAAAGGCTACGGCGTTAAAAACGTGACCCTCACCGGAGGGGAACCGCTACTGCATCAGGGTGTGGCCGAACTTCTGGAAACCCTGAGTCGCGAGGGGTTCCGCGTGAATGTCGAGAC
This window of the uncultured Fibrobacter sp. genome carries:
- the queD gene encoding 6-carboxytetrahydropterin synthase QueD is translated as MYKVIKRLEISGAHRLSLPYESKCRGLHGHNWIITVFCQSETLDENGMVVDFSKIKEIVKGQLDHKFLNDVMDLNPTAENMARWICEQVPHCYKVQIQESEGNVVEYEA
- the queC gene encoding 7-cyano-7-deazaguanine synthase QueC, giving the protein MKDSLLILSGGMDSTTLLYERAEDIALAVSFDYGSNHNDKEIPFAGLHCERLGIPHITIPLKFMHDYFTSSLLSGADAIPEGNYANENMKSTVVPFRNGIMLSVAAGLAESRGLSKVMMANHFGDHDIYPDCRKEFVDNMSAAISAGTYAKITIDAPYTQISKADIARRGKLLGINYAETWSCYKGENIHCGKCATCIERKAALAEAGIEDTTEYRA